The Eurosta solidaginis isolate ZX-2024a chromosome 4, ASM4086904v1, whole genome shotgun sequence genome includes a window with the following:
- the Cyp4s3 gene encoding LOW QUALITY PROTEIN: probable cytochrome P450 4s3 (The sequence of the model RefSeq protein was modified relative to this genomic sequence to represent the inferred CDS: substituted 1 base at 1 genomic stop codon), translated as MNVWALIAFAAWALFMRFLPNIIQFLRIRKFASTLPGPSAQELFENSKKRQKYEILASLHSFRIKYGPVFRIWFGKYLSVYFTDPEDISKLLSNNTLLSKSKNYRLLELWLGKGLLTSSNEAWRERRKLLTPAFHFRILSEFKEPMEDNCKILISKLREKANGQQFDIYPYITLFALDAILETAMGIKKNVQMQIESEYVKAVETICRTLRKRSFSVWQRYDAIFRFSNSYKEQKEALRILRGETNRVIKLRRQQLQDSNRQNFADAEKLNEIDVKRRLAFLDMLLISQMEGTDISHEHIREDYFEGHDTTSSAIAFALYLLSQHHDVQQRTYEESVLLQGREKESMPYLEAVIKETLRMYPSVPFYSRMVNEDLQIGKITVPKGVTITLLAYVIHRDEKYFPNPQKFAADRFLASEKELHPFAFVPFSAGVRNCIGTEIXHLSLFLPVKDFKPHILAELVSKSVNGVQIRMRPRN; from the exons ATGAATGTGTGGGCGCTGATCGCTTTCGCGGCTTGGGCGCTTTTCATGCGCTTTTTACCAAATATTATTCAATTTTTACGAATAAGAAAATTTGCATCAACGCTACCGGGACCAAGTGCTCAGGAGTTATTCGAAAATTCGAAGAAAAGGC AAAAATATGAAATTCTCGCATCTTTGCACTCTTTCCGCATAAAATATGGGCCAGTTTTTCGAATATGGTTTGGGAAATACCTTTCTGTGTACTTCACAGATCCAGAAGATATCAGTAAACTGTTGAGTAACAACACGCTACTCTCGAAGTCAAAAAACTATAGGCTGCTAGAGTTATGGTTGGGCAAGGGCCTACTTACTAGTAGCAATGAAGCTTGGCGTGAACGCCGCAAATTATTGACGCCCGCTTTTCACTTTCGCATACTTAGCGAATTCAAGGAGCCCATGGAAGACAATTGCAAAATTCTTATAAGTAAATTGCGCGAGAAAGCCAATGGTCAACAATTCGATATATATCCTTATATAACATTATTTGCTTTGGATGCAATATTAGAGACAGCAATGGGAATCAAAAAGAACGTTCAAATGCAAATCGAATCGGAATATGTGAAGGCGGTGGAAAC GATTTGCCGTACTCTACGTAAACGATCATTCTCAGTTTGGCAACGGTATgacgcaatttttcggttttcaaATTCTTACAAGGAGCAGAAGGAAGCATTAAGGATTTTACGTGGCGAAACAAATCGTGTTATCAAATTACGTCGCCAACAGTTGCAAGACTCCAATAGACAAAATTTTGCGGATGCAGAAAAACTAAATGAAATTGATGTCAAACGACGCTTAGCATTTTTAGATATGTTACTTATCAGCCAAATGGAAGGTACCGATATATCACATGAACATATACGCGAAGACTACTTTGAAGGTCACGATACAACTAGCTCTGCAATCGCATTCGCTCTTTATTTGCTTTCCCAGCATCACGATGTCCAACAACGGACGTACGAGGAGTCTGTGCTGTTGCAAGGCCGTGAAAAAGAGTCAATGCCCTACTTGGAAGCGGTTATAAAAGAAACACTACGAATGTATCCATCTGTACCCTTCTACTCACGTATGGTAAACGAAGATTTACAAATTGGTAAAATCACAGTGCCAAAAGGTGTTACAATCACACTGCTAGCCTATGTGATCCATCGTGATGAAAAATACTTTCCGAATCCACAAAAATTTGCTGCAGACCGCTTTCTGGCATCCGAAAAGGAATTGCATCCATTCGCGTTTGTCCCTTTTAGTGCGGGGGTCCGTAATTGTATTGGTACTGAAATTTAGCATCTTTCATTGTTTCTGCCGGTGAAAGACTTCAAACCACATATATTGGCCGAGTTGGTTTCTAAAAGTGTGAATGGTGTGCAGATACGAATGCGCCCGCGGAACTAA